In the genome of Streptomyces racemochromogenes, one region contains:
- a CDS encoding sensor histidine kinase — protein sequence MQRLYDFIRRHPTGVDGFWAVLFFGISMMNVAGAEGQSTALRLATVPVVAALTAALALRRRWTVPMFWLSAGAGVYQLAIGQEIQFCDVALLVVLFTVAAADVPRWVSRTALGAGLLASPLYFLRFGVDKSASGTEEFLFVLFMMVPFALAWVMGDSLRTRRAYYAQLVERNQRLEKEREAQAKVAVAAERARIARELHDVVAHNVSVMVVQADGAAYVMDVAPDQAKEALQTISGTGRQALAEMRRLLGVLRTGEPQESEDYVPQPDVEQIEVLVEQVRAAGLTVDFEVEGAPRRLPSGVELTAYRIVQEALTNTRKHGGPDASASVRLVYFDDGLGLLVEDDGRGAAHELYEDGGADGAGHGLIGMRERIGMVGGTLDAGPRPGGGFRISALLPLKKS from the coding sequence GTGCAGCGCCTCTACGACTTCATCCGCAGACACCCGACGGGCGTCGACGGCTTCTGGGCTGTCCTCTTCTTCGGGATCTCGATGATGAACGTGGCCGGGGCCGAGGGGCAGAGCACCGCCCTGCGGCTGGCCACCGTGCCGGTCGTCGCCGCGCTGACCGCCGCCCTGGCCCTGCGCCGGCGCTGGACCGTGCCGATGTTCTGGCTGTCGGCCGGCGCGGGCGTCTACCAGCTGGCCATCGGGCAGGAAATACAGTTCTGCGACGTCGCGCTGCTGGTCGTCCTGTTCACGGTGGCCGCCGCCGACGTCCCGCGCTGGGTCTCGCGCACCGCGCTCGGCGCCGGTCTGCTGGCCTCGCCGCTGTACTTCCTGCGCTTCGGCGTGGACAAGAGCGCGAGCGGCACCGAGGAGTTCCTCTTCGTCCTCTTCATGATGGTCCCCTTCGCCCTCGCCTGGGTGATGGGCGACTCGCTGCGCACCCGCCGCGCCTACTACGCCCAGCTCGTGGAGCGCAACCAGCGGCTGGAGAAGGAGCGCGAGGCGCAGGCCAAGGTCGCGGTGGCCGCCGAGCGCGCCCGGATCGCCCGCGAGCTGCACGACGTCGTCGCGCACAACGTCTCGGTGATGGTGGTCCAGGCCGACGGCGCCGCGTACGTCATGGACGTGGCGCCCGACCAGGCCAAGGAGGCCCTCCAGACCATCTCCGGCACCGGCCGCCAGGCGCTGGCCGAGATGCGGCGGCTGCTGGGCGTGCTGCGCACGGGGGAGCCGCAGGAGTCCGAGGACTACGTGCCGCAGCCCGACGTGGAGCAGATCGAGGTGCTGGTCGAGCAGGTGCGGGCGGCGGGGCTGACGGTCGACTTCGAGGTGGAGGGCGCGCCGCGCAGGCTGCCGAGCGGGGTGGAGCTGACGGCGTACCGGATCGTGCAGGAGGCGCTGACGAACACGCGCAAGCACGGGGGCCCCGACGCCAGCGCGAGCGTGCGGCTGGTCTACTTCGACGACGGGCTGGGCCTGCTCGTCGAGGACGACGGGCGGGGCGCGGCGCACGAACTGTACGAGGACGGCGGCGCGGACGGCGCCGGACACGGTCTGATCGGCATGCGGGAGCGCATCGGTATGGTCGGGGGAACCCTGGACGCGGGCCCGCGCCCCGGCGGGGGCTTCCGGATCAGTGCCCTGCTCCCGCTCAAGAAGAGTTAG
- a CDS encoding response regulator transcription factor translates to MSIRVMLVDDQVLLRTGFRMVLAAQPDMEVVAEAGNGLEALEVLRATAVDVVLMDVRMPKLDGVEATRRICEPEQHPKVIILTTFDLDEYAFSGLKAGASGFMLKDVPPAELLAAIRSVHSGDAVVAPSTTRRLLDRFAPMLPTTAAEPENKEIERLTDREREVMLLVAQGLSNGEIAARLVLSEATVKTHVGRILTKLGLRDRVQVVVLAYETGLVRAGGGGAA, encoded by the coding sequence ATGTCCATCCGAGTGATGCTGGTCGACGACCAGGTGCTGCTGCGCACCGGCTTCCGCATGGTGCTGGCCGCGCAGCCGGACATGGAGGTCGTCGCCGAGGCGGGCAACGGCCTGGAGGCGCTGGAGGTGCTGCGGGCCACGGCGGTCGACGTCGTCCTGATGGACGTGCGCATGCCCAAGCTGGACGGGGTGGAGGCGACGCGGCGGATCTGTGAGCCGGAGCAGCACCCGAAGGTGATCATCCTGACCACCTTCGACCTGGACGAGTACGCGTTCTCGGGTCTGAAGGCGGGCGCGAGCGGCTTCATGCTGAAGGACGTCCCGCCGGCGGAGCTGCTGGCCGCGATCCGGTCGGTGCACAGCGGCGACGCGGTGGTGGCGCCCTCGACGACGCGGCGGCTGCTGGACCGGTTCGCGCCGATGCTGCCGACGACGGCGGCGGAGCCGGAGAACAAGGAGATCGAGCGACTGACGGACCGCGAGCGCGAGGTCATGCTGCTGGTGGCGCAGGGCCTGTCGAACGGGGAGATCGCGGCCCGGCTGGTGCTGTCGGAGGCGACGGTCAAGACGCACGTGGGCCGCATCCTGACGAAGCTGGGACTGCGCGACCGGGTGCAGGTGGTGGTGCTGGCGTACGAGACGGGGCTGGTGCGCGCCGGCGGCGGCGGGGCGGCCTGA
- a CDS encoding SAM-dependent methyltransferase, translated as MSAEGEVRGPVRWRAAMEAALYGPGGFYVRPGGPGPAGHFRTSVHASALYAGAVARLLEWVDAELGRPARLDFVDMGAGRGELLAGVLAALPAETAARVRPYAVERAARPEGLDPRVRWVAEPPEGTTGLLFANEWLDNVPLDIAEDGRYVLVAPDGTETAGGPLEDADRDWLERWWPGAAGPDGGRAEIGRARDEAWAAAVATLDRGLAVAVDYAHTRGARPPYGTLTGFRDGRETAPVPDGSRDVTAHVALDACAGPGAGLLTQRAALTALGVSGGRPPLALASTDPAGYVRALSAAGEAAELTARGGLGDFGWLVQPVGVGTWPG; from the coding sequence ATGAGCGCTGAGGGTGAGGTCAGGGGGCCGGTCCGGTGGCGGGCCGCGATGGAGGCCGCGCTGTACGGGCCCGGCGGTTTCTACGTGCGCCCGGGCGGGCCGGGGCCCGCCGGGCACTTCCGGACCTCCGTGCACGCCTCCGCCCTGTACGCGGGGGCGGTGGCCCGGCTGCTGGAGTGGGTGGACGCGGAGCTGGGCCGGCCCGCGCGGCTCGACTTCGTCGACATGGGGGCCGGGCGGGGCGAACTGCTGGCCGGTGTCCTCGCCGCGCTGCCCGCGGAGACGGCCGCGCGGGTACGCCCGTACGCGGTGGAGCGCGCTGCGCGGCCCGAGGGGCTGGACCCCCGCGTCCGCTGGGTGGCCGAGCCGCCCGAGGGGACGACGGGCCTGCTGTTCGCGAACGAATGGCTGGACAACGTACCGCTGGACATCGCGGAGGACGGCCGGTACGTCCTGGTCGCCCCCGACGGTACGGAAACCGCCGGCGGGCCCCTGGAGGACGCCGACCGGGACTGGCTGGAGCGGTGGTGGCCCGGCGCGGCCGGACCGGACGGCGGCCGGGCGGAGATCGGCCGGGCCCGCGACGAGGCCTGGGCGGCTGCCGTCGCCACCCTGGACCGGGGCCTCGCGGTGGCCGTGGACTACGCGCACACCCGGGGCGCCCGCCCCCCGTACGGCACCCTCACCGGCTTCCGGGACGGCCGCGAGACCGCTCCCGTCCCGGACGGGAGCCGCGACGTCACCGCGCACGTCGCGCTCGACGCCTGCGCGGGCCCGGGGGCCGGCCTGCTCACCCAGCGCGCGGCCCTGACCGCCCTCGGCGTCTCGGGCGGCCGGCCGCCACTGGCCCTGGCCTCCACCGACCCGGCCGGCTACGTCCGCGCCCTGTCGGCGGCGGGCGAGGCGGCGGAACTCACCGCGCGCGGGGGCCTCGGCGACTTCGGCTGGCTGGTCCAGCCGGTCGGGGTGGGGACCTGGCCGGGCTAG
- a CDS encoding pentapeptide repeat-containing protein produces the protein MPGADLYRAHLEAAVLDEADLTGASLVKAELDGASLRGARLDGADFGSVEMYDVDAREASLDAVDLRGADLSDASVAQTFMQVVLDDRTVVDGLTGTVFGPAVVVDAEGRRELSGADLESWLNSKGAKVRVLPS, from the coding sequence ATGCCGGGCGCGGACCTCTACCGCGCGCATCTCGAAGCTGCGGTTCTCGACGAAGCCGATCTCACCGGTGCCTCCCTGGTGAAGGCCGAGCTGGACGGGGCCTCGCTGCGCGGTGCCAGGCTCGACGGTGCGGACTTCGGGAGCGTCGAGATGTACGACGTGGACGCACGGGAGGCGTCGCTGGACGCCGTGGATCTGCGGGGCGCCGATCTGAGCGATGCGTCGGTGGCGCAGACCTTCATGCAGGTGGTCCTCGACGATCGGACGGTGGTGGACGGCCTCACGGGCACGGTCTTCGGGCCGGCCGTCGTCGTGGATGCCGAAGGCCGGCGGGAACTCTCCGGTGCCGACTTGGAGTCGTGGCTGAACAGCAAGGGTGCGAAGGTGAGGGTGCTTCCTTCTTGA
- the eccD gene encoding type VII secretion integral membrane protein EccD, producing MGAVSGTALSRVTLVGERRRMDLVLPSQEPVGRLLPDVIRMLDDRVAAQPMLRHLVTADGSVIEHGTSLEDAGIADGAVLRLVRVQDVPSAPVVHDVTDEAAEDLDVRAWRWRPSARRVTAGAGLVLWALVAGWFARREFAPGAVAGVLLGTAAAAGALGALAGRLKRSGLAAALLACAAAVGVLGAWTLGDAQHWGAMGRLAAVAGALAVGLALLGWFTPLGRGGFVGAAAVVGLTVAWEATALAQGQAGARTGAVLAVFSVVLLGLLPRLALAAAGLTGLDDQRARGASVSRYKVATALGATHRGMVLATLATAVSAGAAGVVALREPDVWTVSLASAVAVVLWLRARAFPLVAEVVALLLAGAAVTVAALLVWAGRAGAAGPLAVLLVLALAALGVLAVQPPEHVRVRLRRVGDTAESIGVIVLFPLLIGVFGVYGRLLGTFA from the coding sequence ATGGGGGCAGTGAGCGGTACGGCTTTGAGCCGGGTCACCCTGGTCGGTGAGCGGCGGCGGATGGATCTCGTTCTCCCCTCGCAGGAGCCCGTCGGGCGTCTTCTGCCCGACGTCATACGGATGCTGGACGACCGGGTGGCCGCGCAGCCGATGCTGCGTCACCTGGTCACGGCCGACGGGTCCGTCATCGAGCACGGCACCTCCCTGGAGGACGCCGGCATCGCCGACGGGGCCGTGCTGCGGCTCGTGCGGGTGCAGGACGTGCCGTCCGCGCCCGTGGTGCACGACGTCACCGACGAGGCAGCCGAGGACCTGGACGTACGCGCCTGGCGCTGGCGCCCCTCCGCGCGGCGGGTCACCGCCGGGGCGGGGCTCGTGCTGTGGGCGCTGGTCGCCGGCTGGTTCGCCCGGCGGGAGTTCGCGCCCGGCGCCGTGGCCGGGGTGCTCCTCGGGACCGCCGCCGCCGCGGGTGCCCTCGGGGCGCTGGCGGGCCGGCTGAAGCGGTCGGGGCTGGCGGCCGCGCTGCTGGCCTGTGCCGCCGCGGTCGGGGTGCTCGGGGCGTGGACCCTGGGCGACGCGCAGCACTGGGGCGCCATGGGCCGGCTCGCCGCCGTCGCGGGTGCGCTGGCCGTCGGACTCGCGCTGCTGGGGTGGTTCACGCCGCTCGGGCGGGGCGGGTTCGTGGGCGCCGCCGCCGTGGTGGGCCTGACGGTGGCGTGGGAGGCGACCGCGCTGGCGCAGGGCCAGGCGGGCGCCCGTACCGGGGCCGTGCTGGCGGTGTTCTCGGTGGTCCTGCTCGGGCTGCTGCCGCGTCTCGCCCTGGCGGCGGCCGGACTGACCGGCCTGGACGACCAGCGGGCCCGCGGGGCCTCGGTCAGCCGGTACAAGGTCGCCACCGCCCTCGGTGCCACCCACCGGGGCATGGTGCTGGCCACCCTCGCCACCGCCGTCTCGGCGGGCGCGGCCGGTGTGGTCGCGCTGCGGGAGCCCGACGTGTGGACGGTGTCCCTCGCCTCGGCGGTCGCCGTCGTACTGTGGCTGCGCGCGCGGGCGTTCCCGCTCGTCGCGGAGGTGGTCGCGCTGCTGCTGGCCGGGGCCGCGGTCACCGTTGCGGCTCTGCTGGTGTGGGCCGGCCGGGCCGGTGCGGCCGGGCCGCTCGCGGTGCTGCTGGTGCTGGCCCTGGCGGCGCTCGGCGTCCTCGCCGTCCAGCCGCCCGAGCACGTGCGGGTCCGGCTGCGGCGGGTCGGGGACACCGCCGAATCGATCGGCGTCATCGTGCTGTTCCCGCTGCTCATCGGGGTGTTCGGCGTGTACGGGCGGCTGCTCGGCACCTTCGCGTAA
- a CDS encoding threonine aldolase family protein yields the protein MSDDAEQTKRLVAAWKGARRALTCGGREETVRELLAGLADAPYDLDAPADIYGDGVVADLEERVAGLLGTEDAAFFPSGTMAQQVALRCWAGRTGDRVVALHPMSHPERWEGGALTALAGLRTTHLVTKPRQPTPREVREHPEPFGTLMLELPLRDAGFLLPSWEELEGLVDAARERDAVVHFDGARLWESTVHFGRPLPEIARLADSVYVSFYKSLRGLSGACLAGPRDFVEETRVWRHRYGGQVFRQFPQALAALAGLERELPRLPAYVEQARVVAAALREAFAEAGVPWSRVHPEVPHTHQFQVWLPYEADRLTEAGARLAEETGTALFRRWSPEGPPGLSVTELEITRPGLAWTAEDVREAVGGFLARV from the coding sequence ATGAGCGATGACGCGGAGCAGACGAAACGGCTGGTGGCGGCCTGGAAGGGCGCCCGCCGGGCCCTCACCTGCGGCGGGCGGGAGGAGACGGTCCGGGAGCTGCTCGCCGGGCTCGCCGACGCCCCGTACGACCTGGACGCCCCGGCGGACATCTACGGCGACGGGGTCGTCGCCGACCTGGAGGAGCGGGTCGCCGGGCTGCTCGGCACCGAGGACGCGGCGTTCTTCCCCTCGGGGACGATGGCCCAGCAGGTCGCGCTGCGCTGCTGGGCGGGGCGTACCGGGGACCGGGTCGTGGCCCTGCATCCCATGAGCCACCCGGAGCGGTGGGAAGGCGGAGCCCTGACGGCGCTGGCCGGGCTGCGGACCACCCACCTGGTGACGAAGCCGCGCCAGCCGACCCCGCGGGAGGTGCGGGAGCACCCCGAGCCCTTCGGCACGCTGATGCTGGAGCTGCCGCTGCGCGACGCCGGGTTCCTGCTGCCCTCGTGGGAGGAGCTGGAGGGGCTGGTGGACGCCGCCCGGGAGCGGGACGCGGTCGTCCACTTCGACGGGGCCCGGCTGTGGGAGTCCACCGTCCACTTCGGCAGGCCGCTGCCGGAGATCGCGCGGCTCGCGGACTCGGTGTACGTCTCCTTCTACAAGTCGCTGCGTGGGCTGAGCGGGGCCTGCCTGGCCGGACCCCGGGACTTCGTGGAGGAGACCCGGGTGTGGCGCCACCGGTACGGGGGGCAGGTCTTCCGCCAGTTCCCCCAGGCCCTGGCGGCCCTGGCCGGGCTGGAGCGGGAGCTGCCGCGGCTGCCCGCGTACGTGGAGCAGGCCCGGGTCGTCGCGGCCGCGCTGCGGGAGGCCTTCGCGGAGGCGGGCGTGCCGTGGTCCCGGGTCCACCCGGAGGTGCCGCACACGCACCAGTTCCAGGTGTGGCTGCCGTACGAGGCCGACCGCCTCACGGAGGCGGGCGCCCGCCTGGCGGAGGAAACGGGCACGGCACTGTTCCGGCGGTGGTCCCCGGAGGGCCCGCCGGGCCTGTCGGTGACGGAACTGGAGATCACGCGGCCGGGCCTCGCCTGGACGGCGGAGGACGTCCGGGAGGCGGTGGGGGGTTTCCTGGCGCGGGTTTAG
- a CDS encoding toxin-antitoxin system YwqK family antitoxin has product MSSMRRVDADDPDVDIDMGNRMLYQDELFTGEVAEYQGEQIVCLDVYLDGVRNGLSQMWYPDGAQKLKGTVVNGSALGEFLEWHPNGVLKSRKFFDDDIYSLKEESVWDEQGNLVREWRREDG; this is encoded by the coding sequence ATGAGCTCGATGCGGCGCGTCGACGCTGACGATCCCGATGTCGACATCGATATGGGAAATCGGATGCTCTACCAGGACGAGTTGTTCACGGGGGAGGTAGCCGAATATCAGGGTGAACAGATCGTCTGCCTCGACGTGTACCTCGACGGGGTCCGGAACGGGTTGTCGCAGATGTGGTACCCGGACGGTGCGCAGAAGCTCAAGGGAACCGTCGTCAATGGTTCCGCTCTGGGTGAGTTCCTGGAATGGCATCCCAACGGTGTTCTCAAGTCGCGGAAGTTCTTCGACGACGACATCTACTCCCTCAAGGAGGAGAGCGTCTGGGACGAGCAGGGCAACCTCGTCCGCGAATGGCGTCGCGAAGACGGGTGA
- a CDS encoding DUF5937 family protein, whose translation MSVTIDIAGLPAERIGFAPSPLAELCMTLHALSQPAHHPGLQSWTRATTASLDPGLADRLLEADFMWRSSFSDIFMAFAGIPGGTGHPGATLAEELDVLDRLDDERFVMAALEHCWLALYNEGGGANPLKDAGARAKALEAAAARGPRQLEFSIRLLDDPAGVRVWMRRLLEDCDEAFFAETWRRIEPRQTADARHKTEVLRHKGLPAVLREVSSALSVDEGLTVITADKMVNGQTTATDPLVGPGLLFVPTNFGWPHLLVLHAPGWRPVVHYPLDSPELAAGPGSVELLQRRMEALAHPMRMMLCRSLARAPYTTTELARVYGISAPEVSRHLAVLKRAGLLHTRRQGRYVQHQLDLSVVARIGADFIEGILR comes from the coding sequence ATGAGCGTCACCATCGACATCGCCGGGCTCCCCGCGGAGCGGATCGGTTTCGCGCCGTCGCCGCTCGCCGAGCTCTGCATGACCCTGCACGCGCTCTCGCAGCCGGCCCATCACCCGGGGCTCCAGTCCTGGACGAGGGCCACTACGGCTTCGCTCGACCCCGGCCTGGCCGACCGGCTCCTCGAGGCCGATTTCATGTGGCGCAGTTCGTTCTCGGACATCTTCATGGCCTTCGCCGGCATCCCCGGCGGTACCGGCCACCCGGGGGCGACGCTGGCCGAGGAGCTGGACGTGCTCGACCGGCTGGACGACGAGCGGTTCGTGATGGCGGCGCTGGAGCACTGCTGGCTGGCGCTGTACAACGAGGGCGGCGGTGCCAACCCGCTGAAGGACGCGGGGGCGCGGGCGAAGGCGCTGGAGGCGGCGGCGGCGCGCGGGCCGCGCCAGTTGGAGTTCTCGATCCGGCTGCTGGACGACCCGGCCGGGGTGCGGGTGTGGATGCGGCGGCTGCTGGAGGACTGCGACGAGGCCTTCTTCGCGGAGACCTGGCGGCGCATCGAACCCCGGCAGACGGCGGACGCCCGGCACAAGACGGAGGTGCTGCGCCACAAGGGGCTGCCGGCGGTGCTGCGGGAGGTGTCCTCGGCGCTGAGCGTCGACGAGGGGCTGACGGTGATCACCGCCGACAAGATGGTCAACGGCCAGACCACGGCGACGGATCCGCTGGTCGGGCCGGGGCTGCTGTTCGTGCCGACGAACTTCGGCTGGCCGCACCTGCTGGTGCTGCACGCTCCGGGCTGGCGGCCGGTGGTGCACTACCCGCTGGACTCGCCCGAACTGGCCGCCGGGCCGGGCTCGGTGGAGCTGCTCCAGCGCCGGATGGAGGCGTTGGCGCACCCCATGCGGATGATGCTGTGCCGCAGTCTGGCGCGCGCCCCGTACACGACGACCGAACTGGCGCGGGTCTACGGGATCTCCGCGCCGGAGGTGTCCCGGCACCTGGCCGTGCTGAAGCGGGCGGGCCTGCTGCACACCCGGCGCCAGGGGCGTTACGTACAGCACCAGTTGGATCTGTCCGTGGTCGCACGAATAGGTGCCGATTTCATCGAGGGAATCCTGCGCTGA
- a CDS encoding DUF6177 family protein: MTKDVIALTAKMPDTTALMVALTAGGADLDAQAVGDGAVIQLLGAAGRPLVSVEAPVLVQVPGEVERLLGTPCATPVWWTETRASTAVPEAAPLAGAIAGRLAEVLGGTVWPEGAGHVAVVPVTSEASAAPAPVGALPTVDVVTASTAVVLADRPVIGLTTWLSDVLRTTAEFGAALHVVTPDHCRLSLPLRTALAGAPNRWVVQDPACGYYDGLSGAVLAWQDGTFAPVRDEAGNARLAAAFRRAEAPGERRLTVQFRTEHPAEEGLLVGRSLEAAWRTLTGGPPAGWGTAEPVNLPWSPRQLTDLARSRAPEPTLVTAVGSPERPALATVRVLRTAAGVEEDVTLSLGYGPSEEVPLDALARLAQELVAGHGLVSMLAALGPGRRDLSLTPRVSVPAIPVSFTLGGAGVAEATLTRARRPPLEVKPVQVGPQRRPGLHYPLGDGGDPAAWESLSVLLTHLRTAVPPLP; the protein is encoded by the coding sequence GTGACCAAGGACGTCATCGCCCTCACCGCCAAGATGCCCGACACCACCGCCCTCATGGTGGCCCTGACGGCGGGCGGCGCGGACCTCGACGCCCAGGCCGTCGGGGACGGCGCCGTCATCCAGCTGCTCGGCGCGGCCGGCCGGCCGCTCGTCTCCGTCGAGGCACCCGTACTCGTCCAGGTCCCCGGCGAGGTGGAACGCCTCCTCGGGACGCCCTGCGCCACCCCCGTCTGGTGGACGGAGACCCGCGCCTCCACCGCCGTACCCGAGGCGGCCCCCCTCGCCGGGGCTATCGCCGGACGCCTCGCCGAGGTCCTCGGCGGCACGGTCTGGCCCGAGGGCGCCGGGCACGTCGCAGTGGTTCCGGTGACCTCCGAGGCCTCGGCGGCACCCGCGCCCGTCGGAGCCCTCCCGACCGTGGACGTCGTCACCGCGTCCACCGCCGTCGTCCTCGCCGACCGGCCCGTCATCGGGCTGACCACCTGGCTGTCGGACGTCCTGCGCACCACCGCCGAATTCGGCGCGGCCCTGCACGTCGTCACCCCCGACCACTGCCGGCTCAGCCTGCCGCTGCGCACCGCGCTCGCCGGCGCGCCGAACCGGTGGGTGGTCCAGGATCCCGCCTGCGGGTACTACGACGGCCTGTCCGGCGCGGTCCTGGCCTGGCAGGACGGCACCTTCGCCCCGGTCCGTGACGAGGCGGGCAACGCGCGGCTCGCCGCCGCGTTCCGGCGGGCCGAGGCGCCGGGGGAACGCCGGCTCACCGTGCAGTTCCGCACCGAACACCCCGCCGAGGAAGGGCTGCTGGTCGGCCGCTCGCTGGAGGCCGCCTGGCGCACCCTGACCGGGGGCCCGCCCGCCGGCTGGGGCACCGCCGAGCCCGTGAACCTGCCGTGGTCGCCGCGCCAGCTCACCGACCTGGCCCGGAGCCGGGCGCCCGAGCCGACGCTGGTCACCGCCGTCGGATCGCCGGAGCGGCCCGCGCTGGCCACCGTACGCGTGCTCCGCACGGCCGCCGGGGTCGAGGAGGACGTCACCCTGTCCCTCGGGTACGGGCCCTCCGAGGAGGTGCCGCTCGACGCGCTCGCCCGACTGGCTCAGGAACTCGTCGCCGGGCACGGCCTGGTCAGCATGCTGGCCGCGCTCGGACCCGGCCGGCGGGACCTGAGCCTGACCCCGCGGGTGTCCGTACCGGCCATACCGGTGTCCTTCACCCTGGGCGGCGCCGGCGTGGCCGAGGCGACGCTGACCCGGGCGCGGCGGCCCCCGCTGGAGGTCAAGCCCGTCCAGGTCGGTCCGCAGCGCAGGCCGGGGCTGCACTACCCGCTGGGCGACGGCGGCGACCCGGCGGCGTGGGAGTCGCTGTCGGTGCTGCTGACCCACCTGCGCACGGCGGTGCCGCCGCTGCCGTAG
- a CDS encoding M28 family metallopeptidase, which produces MPSRRIATATAVLAAAALVSPLLLAGPAGATSPQSDAARGDALARKLVKDSTGKGANNHLKVFQSIADYNNGTRVAGSKGHAQSAQYVENVLKGAGYQVSRHEFDFVYVETISEKLKVNGDAGRDVPLKLMTYTASGPEGGITAPLAVAPVDADNTNGCDATDFAAGAFTGKIALIKRGGCTFATKQANAAAAGAVGAVIYNNTAGSLNGTLGDANAGKVPTGGISQADGEKLAAEAAAGPVSLTLDVRELRENRKTYNVVAETTGGDPDNTVFLGAHLDSVAAGPGINDNGSGSAGILQVAQRLASEQKKIKNKVKFAWWSAEEFGLLGSEAYVASLTPEQKKQIKLYLNFDMIASPNSAYFVYDGDDSDKVGSGPGPEGSAQLEKQITDFLDAQKIPHEGSDFTGRSDYGPFIEAGIPSGGTDTGAEGIKTPEQAAKFGGQAGVAYDPNYHGKGDDINNIDQKALDINVDVIANAVGHYAWDLAPLTQPVTPKPSTGSGNGGGLRPGHDHDVTE; this is translated from the coding sequence ATGCCCTCTCGCCGTATAGCCACAGCCACCGCCGTCCTGGCGGCCGCCGCCCTCGTCTCCCCGCTGCTCCTCGCCGGTCCGGCCGGTGCCACGAGTCCGCAGAGCGACGCCGCCCGGGGTGACGCGCTGGCCAGGAAGCTGGTCAAGGACTCGACGGGCAAGGGCGCCAACAACCACCTGAAGGTCTTCCAGTCGATCGCCGACTACAACAACGGCACCCGGGTGGCCGGCTCGAAGGGCCACGCCCAGTCGGCGCAGTACGTCGAGAACGTGCTGAAGGGCGCCGGGTACCAGGTCTCGCGCCACGAGTTCGACTTCGTGTACGTCGAGACGATCTCCGAGAAGCTGAAGGTCAACGGGGACGCCGGCCGCGACGTGCCCCTCAAGCTGATGACGTACACCGCCAGCGGCCCGGAGGGCGGCATCACCGCGCCCCTCGCCGTCGCCCCCGTCGACGCGGACAACACCAACGGCTGCGACGCCACGGACTTCGCGGCCGGCGCCTTCACCGGCAAGATCGCGCTGATCAAGCGCGGCGGCTGCACCTTCGCCACGAAGCAGGCGAACGCCGCGGCGGCCGGCGCGGTCGGCGCCGTCATCTACAACAACACCGCGGGCTCCCTCAACGGCACCCTCGGCGACGCGAACGCCGGGAAGGTCCCCACCGGCGGCATCTCCCAGGCGGACGGCGAGAAGCTCGCCGCCGAGGCGGCCGCCGGTCCCGTCTCCCTCACCCTGGACGTCCGCGAGCTGCGCGAGAACCGCAAGACGTACAACGTCGTCGCGGAGACCACGGGCGGCGACCCGGACAACACCGTCTTCCTCGGCGCGCACCTGGACTCGGTCGCGGCCGGTCCGGGCATCAACGACAACGGCTCCGGCTCGGCGGGCATCCTCCAGGTCGCGCAGCGCCTCGCGAGCGAGCAGAAGAAGATCAAGAACAAGGTGAAGTTCGCCTGGTGGTCGGCGGAGGAGTTCGGCCTGCTCGGCTCCGAGGCGTACGTGGCCTCGCTGACGCCCGAGCAGAAGAAGCAGATCAAGCTCTACCTGAACTTCGACATGATCGCCTCGCCGAACTCCGCGTACTTCGTCTACGACGGCGACGACTCGGACAAGGTCGGCTCGGGCCCCGGCCCGGAGGGCTCGGCGCAGCTGGAGAAGCAGATCACCGACTTCCTCGACGCGCAGAAGATCCCGCACGAGGGCAGTGACTTCACCGGCCGCTCGGACTACGGCCCGTTCATCGAGGCCGGCATCCCGTCGGGCGGTACGGACACGGGCGCCGAGGGCATCAAGACCCCGGAGCAGGCCGCGAAGTTCGGCGGTCAGGCGGGCGTCGCCTACGACCCGAACTACCACGGCAAGGGCGACGACATCAACAACATCGACCAGAAGGCGCTCGACATCAACGTCGACGTCATCGCGAACGCGGTGGGCCACTACGCCTGGGACCTGGCGCCGCTGACGCAGCCGGTCACCCCGAAGCCGTCCACCGGCTCCGGCAACGGCGGCGGTCTGCGCCCGGGCCACGACCACGACGTCACCGAGTAA